The DNA segment TTGTACATGCTGTTAAGGAGAGGAACATCATCATTAAAGCAGTTATATAGCTATTTTTCATGTGTCGAATATTTAAATTAAAGAGAAAAGTTAACCCCAAAATTGAAGGTTCTGGCTGATGGAAAAGGGACGTATTCTATTCCCATTGAAGGAACTCCATTGATGCTTTTGTCCGTATTTACTTCCGGGTCGAATCCGGAATATTTGGTCATTACCAGTAAATTTTGTCCGTTTACATATACATTTAAGCCTTTGATAGTTTTTCCTATGTTGCCAACGTTATAATTAATGGTTGCATTTGCCAGCTTCAAATAATTTCCTTTTTCGATGTAACGTGAAGATGCGGCAATCGGATTTGCAAGAGATTCCCTGATAGCAGAGTTCAATAAAACCGAAGCCACATTTCTTGTTCCCAAATTGGTAATCGGTAAAACAGAGTTGGCGGTATTGTTGTAAATGTCCTGTCCGAAGGATCCGTTAAAGTTTAGTCCGAGGCTTAGTTTTTTATACCTGAAATCGGTGCTGATGCCCAGAATAAGACTTGGGTTTGGATTTCCTACATAATAATAGGTATAGCCATCATCTGCATATTGTGAAAAGCCATCTGCATTCAGACCTTCGTACTTTCTGGTGACCATTGCAAACAGGGGTAAACCGTCTTTGATCACTTCTATATTCACATCGCTTAACCCTTGTCCATTTAAGGCTCCGGTATTGATCAGACGGGTAGAGAAATCTTTTACTTTGTTATTAAGGAAAGTTGCATTTCCTCCTAATGACCATGAAAAATCAGTCTGGTCTATAATGCTGCCGTTCAGGGTAATTTCGACTCCTTTATTCAGGATATATCCGGGTAAATTACCCCAGGTAACTGAACCATCAGCTGCTGTGGGTTGTTGCGGACTTTGAGGAAATAGAAGGTCGGTTGTTTTTTTCCTGAATACGTCAATTGAACCAGTGATCCGGCTTTTAAAAAGGCCAAAATCGACACCGATGTTCATTTGTTCATCTGACTGCCATTTTAGATCCGGATTGTCGTTGTTGATGGGTTTTAAAGCGGTTCCGGTACCTTCATAGACATAAGCATAGCGTTGTTGGGAAGAACCTGAAGGGAATTCCTGATTTCCGGTTTTACCGTAACCAGCCCTGATCTTTAGCTGATCCAGCCAGGCTACATTTGCCATGAAATCTTCATTTTTTATATTCCATGCCGCAGAGAAGGATGGGAAATAACCATATCGGTTTTTGGAACCAAAACGGGTAGATCCATCTGCCCTTACAGTTGCTGTTAACAGGTATTTACCTGCATAATTAAAGATGGCACGGGCAAAATAAGATTGCAGCTCATACGTCGGATCGTTGAAGGAGCTCATCCTTCTGTTGTTTGGAGGCGTGGCCTGCATCGCATCTGTATAATCTACAGGAATATCACCAAATCCAGTGGCATTCATGTTTGTTCCTTTGTTGACATTATTGGTGTATTCATAACCAATGATGGCATTCAGATTCAGTTTCGATGCGATTTCCTTGTTGAAATTCAACGTATTGGTAAATTGGTGGGTAAGGATTTCGCTGTTTGAATAACTGGCATAACCGCCAGGGAAATTATCTGCAGGTTTTGCCTGAACTCCTTCTATATTAATAAAGCTGCGCGTAGAGCTTCTCCTCACACCTGAGCTGTAATTGAGACTCACCAGCATACGGTATTCCAGCCATGGGGTAATCTTATAATAAGGAGAGACACTTCCTAAAATAGAAGATACTTTAGATTTATCACTGTAGGCTTCAGACATGGCCAGGGGGTTGATGATCCTGCCATTTTCTATGAACAGGGAGCCATCAGGATTTCTTAGCGGTCTTGTTGGGTTCCATGTTAAAGCCTGACTGATTAAACTGCCTGTAAATCCGGCATCATTGGTAATCGGGGCAATGTTCTCGTTGTACTGACTGCTGATCATGGTAACGTCCATTCCGAGCTTTTTGCTGTCCAGAAATTTGAAGTTGCCATTAAAGGAAGCCGTATATTTTTTGAGGTCCGATTTCCGGATGATCCCCTGCTGATCCTGGTATCCAAAAGAAGCACGATAGGTACTGGCATCGTTCCCGCCACTCAACCCGACCGCATAATTCTGGTTGTAAGCAGTACGCATAATGGCATCCATCGCATCTACATTGCCGCCATAATCACCTGCAGTTAAACCATATTTGCTCAATGCAGAACGGTATTCATTACCGTCTAAAACATCAATCTGATTCATGATATTACTTACCCCTGTTGAGGCATTCACATCCAGTTTCATCGCCCCGCTGGCCCCTCTTTTTGTCGTGATCAGGACCACTCCGAAAGCTGCTCTGGAACCATAAATTGCAGTCGCAGAAGCATCTTTTAAGATTTCCATGGTGGCAATATCACTGGGATTGATAAAACTCAGTGGATTTCCTCCGGGAGCGGCACCAATACCTCCTCCTGGAGAAGCCTTAACTCCACCAACTGAAGCGGGACTGGCACTTGGTCTTGCCGAGTTCCCGGAAAGGGCAACGCCATCTACTACATATAAAGGTTGTCCACTTCCTGTAACGGCCGTATTTCCACGGATTTTTACAGTAGTGGCACCTCCTGGTTGACCGCTGTTATTGATCATCTGGACACCGGCAACTTTACCCTGCATCAATTGATCGGGGGCGATGAGCGGACCTTTGTTGAAATCCTTTGCAGAGATGGTGGCCACAGCACCGGTAAGGTCACTTTTTTTTACTGATCCATAACCGACAACGGTCACTTCAGTCAGTTCGTTTGCGGATCCCAATACGGCATTCAGGACTTTCTTTCCGTCAATATCGAGCGTGAGGGTTTGCATGCCTACATAACTGAAGGTTAGCTTTTTTCCATCTGCAGGCACATTGATGGCATATTTTCCATTGGCATCGGTCAGAGTTCTGACGCTTTTACCTTCAACGGAAACCGTTACGCCAATGAGGGTGGTATTCTCCTTATCTGTAACTGTTCCTGTTACAACCGATTGGGCATAGGCGGTAAAACAGGACAAGAGTAAGATAAAGAGGGACATTGCTGTTTTTTGCAGCGTTTTTGCATCGGGTCTGTTTCTGAAAACGACTCCGGCATTTCTGAGTAAAAAATTGCTCGTCATAATTGATTAGGTATGGTTAGTAAATAGGGTTTTATGGCAGGAAATTAATGGTGTTTTACCCAGGCTAAAATTTGCCTTTTATAGGTGCAATATTTGGTTTATATGGCTGAAAGCCATTACCTAAGATAGTTTATAATTTGATAAAGTCCAATTTTGTTGGAAATGAAGCAAATCATTGATTTTTTAGATAAAAAATAGCGTTTAATAATATTTTGAAATTTTGTTTTAAATATCTGCCTGTCAATGATATTGTGTATGGTTTTATTGATAATAATTGGTATTTTATGTTAGAAAACCTAAACCTGATTTTTCAATCATCTCACCACTATGAAAAAAAGATTATTACTCCTCATTGCGCTGTTGTTTCTGGGCTCAGAACTGACATTTGCACAAAAAAAGACCATTACCGGAACGGTAACCGATGCCACAACCAAAGAAACTTTAATTGGTGTATCGGTATACATCAAAGGAAGTAAACAAGGAACAAGTACCAATTCCGGCGGACAGTTCTCCATTGAGGCAACGCCAACCGATCAATTGATATTCAGTTATACCGGGTATAAGCCGGTTACCCAATTGGTTGGTGCCAATGCCAGCTTTCAAATCAGTTTGGAAAGCAATACGGCTCAGTTAGATGAAGTCGTCCTGATCGGTACACGTTCTGCGGGGCGGGTAAAGCTGGAAACGGCGGTTCCGGTAGACATTGTGAATGTCAGCAAGACCGCAGCTACGACTGGCAGACTGGAGCTGACTGATATCTTAAATTACGCGGCACCTTCCTTTAATTACAACAAGCAGTCCGGTTCTGATGGTGCAGACCATGTGGAGCTCGGAACGCTGAGGGGATTGGGGCCGGATCAGACCCTGGTCCTGGTAAACGGTAAACGCCGGCATTCCACCGCCTTTGTTTCTGTATTTGGAACCAGAGGACGGGGAAACTCAGGTGTCGATCTGAGTACCATTCCTACCGCTGCCATTGAGCGGGTCGAAATCCTGCGTGACGGCGCTTCTGCACAATATGGCTCTGATGCAATAGCGGGTGTAATTAACCTGGTGCTTAAAAAGAGTGTCGATGAGTTTACTGCCAATGCAGGCTATTCGGGATATTATGATCCTGCCTTTAACAGCAAGAAAAGTGTGGCCGCTGCTCAATATCCGCATGGCGGTACTATTGACGGCAATGCCTTTACTTTTGACGCGAACTATGGCCTGAAAATCGGAAAAACTGGTTTTCTTAACCTGACTGCCGACTATTCTAAAAACGGAAAGACTTACCGTCAGACAAAGGATACGGCAACTGCAAATCCTAAAGCATTGCCTTTAAATACGCCAAGACGGGCAAATGGCGATGGATCGTCAGAAGGAGGGACGATCTTTTTTAACAGTGAGATTCCGGTAAGTACCAAGACTACCTTTTACAGCTTTGGTGGTTACAGTTATAAAGGCTCGGATGCTTATGCTTTTACCCGTAACTTCTCTTCCAGACCGGAACGTTTCCCTACCAATGGTGCGAATATCATTCCTGTGGATGGCATCATTATAAAGACGCCTGACGGGGAATCCTATTACAATCCGCTCATTGAAACAAAGATTAAAGACCTGGGCTTTGCTGCGGGGATTAAAGGAAGCTTTGGAGAGGCCTGGAACTGGGACCTGAGCAATAATACCGGAAACAATGATTTTCATTTTTATGGAAAAAAGACGTTCAATGCTTCTCTGGGTGCAGATAAAACTTCTTTCGATGATGGAGGTTCCGAATTTTTACAGAATACAACAAACCTGAACTTCAGTAAACGTTTTGATAAAGTCCTTTCCGGATTTAACCTCGGTTTTGGTGCCGAATACCGTTACGAACGTTA comes from the Pedobacter sp. FW305-3-2-15-E-R2A2 genome and includes:
- a CDS encoding TonB-dependent receptor; its protein translation is MKKRLLLLIALLFLGSELTFAQKKTITGTVTDATTKETLIGVSVYIKGSKQGTSTNSGGQFSIEATPTDQLIFSYTGYKPVTQLVGANASFQISLESNTAQLDEVVLIGTRSAGRVKLETAVPVDIVNVSKTAATTGRLELTDILNYAAPSFNYNKQSGSDGADHVELGTLRGLGPDQTLVLVNGKRRHSTAFVSVFGTRGRGNSGVDLSTIPTAAIERVEILRDGASAQYGSDAIAGVINLVLKKSVDEFTANAGYSGYYDPAFNSKKSVAAAQYPHGGTIDGNAFTFDANYGLKIGKTGFLNLTADYSKNGKTYRQTKDTATANPKALPLNTPRRANGDGSSEGGTIFFNSEIPVSTKTTFYSFGGYSYKGSDAYAFTRNFSSRPERFPTNGANIIPVDGIIIKTPDGESYYNPLIETKIKDLGFAAGIKGSFGEAWNWDLSNNTGNNDFHFYGKKTFNASLGADKTSFDDGGSEFLQNTTNLNFSKRFDKVLSGFNLGFGAEYRYERYKISAGEEASYKNYDPAGIKAAGSQGFPGFQPGDATNSNRSVFGGFVDFELDATDKWLINFANRLEHYSDFGYNFSTKFATRYKIADNFNIRGSVGTGFRAPSLQQINYSSTFTNVQGSIISEVKIAPNTSSITKAAGIPNLKQETSKNAGLGFTFKPVPEFSITVDGYIINVKDRVVLSGQFSAEDATLDPSFTDALKALRVGTAQFFANAVNTTNRGLDVVLDYNKTIGDNRYRILFTGNFQSMDIDKVNYPTILGKTEALKETFLSSREKKFILASAPKVKFSLNPEYGHQDLTVGLRFTYFGKVDIYGYGDGTGTSPVVPKDDGSGSVADLYNYSGKLVSDVYLSYKLNKYARISLGADNVFNVHPDLGYIPGAKGWAYNNEPAGPFDAVQMGGNGRRIFARIGFNF
- a CDS encoding SusC/RagA family TonB-linked outer membrane protein; this encodes MTSNFLLRNAGVVFRNRPDAKTLQKTAMSLFILLLSCFTAYAQSVVTGTVTDKENTTLIGVTVSVEGKSVRTLTDANGKYAINVPADGKKLTFSYVGMQTLTLDIDGKKVLNAVLGSANELTEVTVVGYGSVKKSDLTGAVATISAKDFNKGPLIAPDQLMQGKVAGVQMINNSGQPGGATTVKIRGNTAVTGSGQPLYVVDGVALSGNSARPSASPASVGGVKASPGGGIGAAPGGNPLSFINPSDIATMEILKDASATAIYGSRAAFGVVLITTKRGASGAMKLDVNASTGVSNIMNQIDVLDGNEYRSALSKYGLTAGDYGGNVDAMDAIMRTAYNQNYAVGLSGGNDASTYRASFGYQDQQGIIRKSDLKKYTASFNGNFKFLDSKKLGMDVTMISSQYNENIAPITNDAGFTGSLISQALTWNPTRPLRNPDGSLFIENGRIINPLAMSEAYSDKSKVSSILGSVSPYYKITPWLEYRMLVSLNYSSGVRRSSTRSFINIEGVQAKPADNFPGGYASYSNSEILTHQFTNTLNFNKEIASKLNLNAIIGYEYTNNVNKGTNMNATGFGDIPVDYTDAMQATPPNNRRMSSFNDPTYELQSYFARAIFNYAGKYLLTATVRADGSTRFGSKNRYGYFPSFSAAWNIKNEDFMANVAWLDQLKIRAGYGKTGNQEFPSGSSQQRYAYVYEGTGTALKPINNDNPDLKWQSDEQMNIGVDFGLFKSRITGSIDVFRKKTTDLLFPQSPQQPTAADGSVTWGNLPGYILNKGVEITLNGSIIDQTDFSWSLGGNATFLNNKVKDFSTRLINTGALNGQGLSDVNIEVIKDGLPLFAMVTRKYEGLNADGFSQYADDGYTYYYVGNPNPSLILGISTDFRYKKLSLGLNFNGSFGQDIYNNTANSVLPITNLGTRNVASVLLNSAIRESLANPIAASSRYIEKGNYLKLANATINYNVGNIGKTIKGLNVYVNGQNLLVMTKYSGFDPEVNTDKSINGVPSMGIEYVPFPSARTFNFGVNFSL